In Rutidosis leptorrhynchoides isolate AG116_Rl617_1_P2 chromosome 2, CSIRO_AGI_Rlap_v1, whole genome shotgun sequence, one genomic interval encodes:
- the LOC139889488 gene encoding uncharacterized protein, translating into MDELYIISRNRKINFTNRHYFKVDIFTTVMDRQIQEFDDRFSEISTELLSNMSALTPRDSFSLFDKQKLINLSKMYPFDFTRLETELDIYYDIIRHDVKFTSLNGIADLSRLMVETGKHISCRYVYQLLKLALVLPVATATVGRCFSAMKLVKSELRNRMGDGFLNDCLIGVIEKEVLLI; encoded by the coding sequence ATGGATGAACTTTATATTATATCAAGAAACCGAAAGATCAACTTTACCAATCGCCATTATTTCAAGGTTGATATCTTTACTACAGTGATGGATAGGCAAATTCAAGAGTTTGATGATCGTTTTAGTGAGATAAGTACCGAATTGCTTTCTAATATGTCCGCTTTGACCCCACGTGATTCGTTTTCTTTGTTTGATAAACAAAAGTTGATAAATTTGAGTAAGATGTATCCATTTGACTTTACTCGACTTGAGACTGAACTTGACATCTATTATGACATTATTCGGCATGATGTGAAATTTACTAGCTTGAATGGGATCGCTGACCTATCGAGATTAATGGTGGAAACTGGAAAACATATTTCATGTCGTTATGTTTATCAATTGCTAAAGCTGGCTTTAGTTTTGCCTGTTGCAACTGCAACTGTTGGAAGATGTTTTTCTGCAATGAAGCTTGTGAAATCCGAATTACGAAATCGAATGGGTGATGGTTTTTTAAACGACTGTCTAATTGGTGTCATTGAAAAAGAAGTACTTCTAATATAA